One Micromonospora sp. FIMYZ51 genomic window carries:
- a CDS encoding adhesin yields the protein MLTMTDNAVLVIRDLAAQQDVAEDGGVRIAADTVAGSLTVELVAAPTEGDQVVDNQGARIFLDSDAADLLGDAAVDATVDDEGIVQFGFTEKQ from the coding sequence ATGCTCACGATGACCGACAACGCCGTTCTGGTGATCCGTGACCTCGCCGCACAGCAGGACGTTGCCGAGGACGGCGGCGTACGCATCGCTGCGGACACGGTGGCCGGGTCGCTCACCGTCGAGTTGGTCGCCGCGCCGACCGAGGGCGACCAGGTGGTCGACAACCAGGGTGCCCGGATCTTCCTCGACTCCGACGCCGCCGACCTGCTCGGCGACGCCGCGGTCGACGCCACCGTGGACGACGAGGGCATCGTGCAGTTCGGGTTCACCGAAAAGCAGTGA
- a CDS encoding septum formation initiator, translated as MGRRTFLAVAGWLATALVATLIGLAAIQVVGESLTGTPGGVRSQEEVARALAEPPATVPTTPPTGAPLPTGSGGPPEPGGQSPTPPPTSPSAEAANRRSFSTPGGSAIAVCVPGGVWLEFWSPRQGYRVDDVDRGPDDDAEVKFVGPSGSYELSVRCVGGVPVLEPDDD; from the coding sequence ATGGGTCGCCGTACCTTCCTCGCCGTCGCCGGGTGGCTGGCCACCGCGCTCGTCGCCACCCTGATCGGGCTCGCCGCGATCCAGGTGGTGGGGGAGAGCCTCACCGGGACTCCGGGCGGCGTACGCAGCCAGGAGGAGGTCGCCCGGGCGTTGGCCGAGCCACCGGCGACCGTGCCGACCACCCCGCCGACCGGCGCCCCGCTGCCGACCGGGTCGGGCGGCCCACCGGAGCCGGGTGGGCAGAGCCCGACGCCGCCGCCGACGAGCCCGAGCGCCGAGGCGGCGAACCGGCGCAGCTTCAGCACCCCGGGCGGCAGCGCGATCGCGGTGTGCGTGCCGGGCGGGGTGTGGCTGGAGTTCTGGTCGCCACGGCAGGGCTACCGGGTCGACGACGTCGACCGGGGGCCCGACGACGACGCCGAGGTGAAGTTCGTCGGCCCGAGTGGCAGCTACGAGCTGTCGGTGCGGTGCGTGGGCGGGGTCCCGGTGCTGGAGCCCGACGACGACTGA
- a CDS encoding DUF1330 domain-containing protein yields the protein MPAFALAHLHNPQVNEDILRYLGRIQATLEPFGGRFLAHGPEVTVLEGDWPGSLVILEFPDRDQALAWYESPAYQEILPLRTRHISGSAIIFDGVPPDYDPSRRAAARAQSTD from the coding sequence ATGCCCGCCTTCGCGCTGGCCCATCTGCACAATCCACAGGTCAACGAGGACATCCTGCGCTACCTGGGGCGGATCCAGGCCACCTTGGAACCGTTCGGAGGGCGGTTCCTGGCGCACGGGCCGGAGGTGACGGTGCTGGAGGGTGACTGGCCCGGCAGCCTGGTCATCCTTGAGTTTCCCGACCGCGACCAGGCGCTTGCCTGGTACGAGTCACCCGCCTACCAGGAGATCCTGCCGTTGCGTACCCGGCACATCAGCGGCTCCGCGATCATTTTCGACGGGGTCCCGCCGGATTACGACCCGAGCCGGCGGGCGGCGGCGCGGGCCCAGTCGACCGACTGA
- a CDS encoding serine hydrolase domain-containing protein — MSTIRSTDAAQLGFDPARLARIDEHFGRYVDDGRLAGWQLVVTRRGEIAHASTYGLRDREAAAPVADDTLWRIYSMTKPITSVAAMILWEEGRFELTDEIGRWLPEFADMRVYSKGSTLKPYTVPAIEPIRVWHLLTHTAGLTYGWMQTSVVDGLYRAAGYDLYPPADVDLAEASRAFGTLPLLFQPGTAWGYSVATDVLGRLIEVVSGQSLDTFLTDRVLRPLGMDDTRWYVDGADTARLAALYVPDPATGRAVRHDAIGDLAYEKPTLLSGGGGLISSAADYHRFTQALLRGGELDGVRLLAPRTVRLMARNHLPGGQDLGTLSTGGFAETTLDGIGFGLGFAVVDDPIPARLPSSVGEYYWGGVASTAFWVDPVEEITALFFTQLMPSSTWPIRPQLRQLVYSALLD, encoded by the coding sequence GTGAGCACGATACGCAGCACCGACGCGGCACAGCTCGGCTTCGACCCGGCCCGACTGGCCCGGATCGACGAGCACTTCGGCAGGTACGTCGACGACGGCCGGCTGGCCGGCTGGCAGCTCGTCGTCACCCGGCGCGGTGAGATCGCGCACGCCTCGACGTACGGGCTGCGCGACCGGGAGGCCGCTGCGCCGGTGGCCGACGACACCCTCTGGCGGATCTACTCGATGACCAAGCCGATCACCTCGGTGGCGGCGATGATCCTCTGGGAGGAGGGTCGGTTCGAGCTGACCGACGAGATCGGCCGCTGGCTGCCCGAGTTCGCCGACATGCGGGTCTACTCGAAGGGGTCGACGCTCAAGCCGTACACCGTGCCCGCGATCGAGCCGATCCGGGTCTGGCACCTGCTCACCCACACCGCCGGGCTTACCTACGGCTGGATGCAGACCTCCGTGGTCGACGGCCTCTACCGGGCCGCCGGCTACGACCTCTACCCACCGGCGGACGTGGACCTGGCCGAGGCCAGCCGGGCCTTCGGCACCCTGCCGTTGCTGTTCCAGCCCGGCACCGCCTGGGGATACTCGGTCGCCACCGACGTGCTCGGCCGGCTGATCGAGGTGGTCTCCGGGCAGAGCCTGGACACCTTCCTCACCGACCGTGTGCTGCGTCCGCTCGGCATGGACGACACCCGCTGGTACGTCGACGGCGCCGACACCGCCCGGCTCGCCGCGCTCTACGTGCCGGATCCGGCGACCGGTCGCGCGGTACGCCACGACGCGATCGGCGACCTGGCGTACGAGAAGCCGACGCTGCTCTCCGGCGGCGGCGGGTTGATCTCCTCGGCGGCCGACTACCACCGGTTCACCCAGGCGCTGTTGCGCGGCGGCGAACTGGACGGGGTACGCCTGCTCGCCCCCCGCACGGTGCGTCTGATGGCCCGCAACCACCTGCCCGGGGGTCAGGACCTGGGGACCCTGTCGACCGGCGGGTTCGCCGAGACGACCCTGGACGGGATCGGGTTCGGCCTCGGCTTCGCGGTGGTGGACGACCCGATCCCGGCCCGGCTGCCGAGCAGCGTCGGCGAGTACTACTGGGGCGGGGTGGCCAGCACCGCCTTCTGGGTCGACCCGGTCGAGGAGATCACCGCCCTGTTCTTCACCCAGCTGATGCCGTCGAGCACCTGGCCGATCCGGCCGCAACTGCGGCAGCTGGTCTACTCCGCGCTGCTCGACTGA
- a CDS encoding nitroreductase family deazaflavin-dependent oxidoreductase has translation MSTGEQVVDSPAGWVAEHINRYVETDGADGHEWQPGVFTLLLTTRGRRSGQLRRTALIYGRDGDAYVIVASQGGDPRHPAWYLNLLTEPEVQVQVGADRFTARARTATGQERGRLWRTMAGIWPAYDDYQAKTDREIPVVLLERV, from the coding sequence ATGAGCACGGGCGAACAGGTGGTGGACAGCCCCGCAGGCTGGGTCGCCGAACACATCAACAGGTACGTGGAGACCGACGGCGCCGACGGGCACGAATGGCAACCCGGCGTGTTCACGCTGCTGTTGACCACCCGTGGCCGGCGCAGCGGCCAGCTACGGCGGACCGCGCTGATCTACGGCCGGGACGGCGACGCGTACGTGATCGTCGCCTCCCAGGGCGGCGACCCCCGGCACCCGGCCTGGTACCTCAACCTGCTGACCGAACCCGAGGTGCAGGTGCAGGTCGGTGCCGACCGGTTCACCGCGCGGGCGCGGACCGCCACCGGGCAGGAGCGCGGCCGGCTGTGGCGCACCATGGCCGGCATCTGGCCGGCGTACGACGACTATCAGGCCAAGACGGACCGGGAGATTCCCGTGGTCCTGTTGGAGCGGGTCTGA
- a CDS encoding pentapeptide repeat-containing protein yields the protein MPEPIEDVTFHDEDWYAEELADRHYVGCAFHRVDLTEATSRGAIFTGCTFGDVRFNVSRHTDSAFTRCTFIRCNLFEAEFTGCKVIGSTFDRCDLRPLTVTGGDWSFVTLAGADLRGVRFTDVRMREADLSGADLTGAAVRGTDLFDVQWRGAQLSRADLRGSDLTGLDPTAIQRTGTVIDVFQAGTLARALGFDIRD from the coding sequence ATGCCGGAGCCGATCGAGGACGTCACCTTCCACGACGAGGACTGGTACGCCGAGGAGCTGGCCGACCGGCACTACGTCGGCTGCGCCTTCCACCGGGTCGACCTGACCGAGGCGACCAGCCGAGGCGCGATCTTCACCGGCTGCACCTTCGGCGACGTGCGGTTCAACGTCTCCCGGCACACCGACTCGGCCTTCACCCGCTGCACCTTCATCCGGTGCAACCTGTTCGAGGCGGAGTTCACCGGGTGCAAGGTCATCGGCAGCACCTTCGACCGGTGCGACCTGCGCCCGCTGACGGTCACCGGCGGCGACTGGTCCTTCGTCACGCTTGCCGGAGCCGACCTGCGCGGGGTGCGGTTCACCGACGTACGCATGCGGGAGGCCGACCTCAGCGGCGCGGACCTGACCGGGGCGGCGGTGCGTGGCACCGACCTGTTCGACGTGCAGTGGCGGGGCGCCCAGCTGTCCCGTGCGGACCTTCGCGGCAGCGACCTGACCGGGCTGGATCCGACGGCGATACAACGGACCGGTACGGTCATCGATGTTTTTCAGGCCGGGACGCTGGCCCGGGCACTCGGCTTCGACATCCGGGACTGA
- a CDS encoding PepSY domain-containing protein, with the protein MRRNPLLLASVGGAAAVLAAAGVFLGVTAADNDRAQQTTLTAATSAPTTEGVPVTPATPDDSSTPATPADPTGTATPPGTGAPASGTDAVSLERAGEIALAHVGGGQITEVDRDRENGRPVWEVEIVRGDTEHEVDIDRENGSVVKAEQEPVDDDDDDDDDDDDRDDD; encoded by the coding sequence ATGAGGCGCAACCCTCTGCTCCTGGCATCGGTCGGCGGTGCGGCAGCGGTGCTCGCGGCGGCCGGGGTGTTCCTGGGCGTGACGGCGGCCGACAACGACCGGGCCCAGCAGACGACGCTTACCGCCGCGACCAGCGCGCCGACGACCGAGGGCGTCCCGGTCACCCCGGCCACGCCGGACGACAGCAGCACCCCGGCCACGCCGGCCGACCCGACCGGCACGGCCACCCCGCCCGGCACCGGCGCGCCGGCCAGCGGAACCGACGCGGTGAGTCTGGAGCGGGCCGGCGAGATCGCGCTGGCGCACGTCGGCGGCGGTCAGATCACCGAGGTCGACCGCGACCGGGAGAACGGCCGGCCGGTGTGGGAGGTCGAGATCGTCCGGGGCGACACCGAGCACGAGGTCGACATCGACCGGGAGAACGGCTCGGTGGTCAAGGCCGAGCAGGAGCCGGTCGACGATGACGACGATGACGATGACGACGACGACGACCGGGACGACGACTGA
- a CDS encoding HAMP domain-containing sensor histidine kinase has protein sequence MRARLTLLVAAVSVLIVIAFLVPLALLLRTTAADRATVRATADAQSLAPVVGTADADTVRLAVEQRAAESGRPVSVFLPDGTVLGSPSSRTPTVELAGRGESLTAESAEGREVVIAVQGRPEGTAVIRTVVPYAEMTAGVDRAWLVLALLGVLLVLIGLVVADRLARTLVRPISELSAVSHRLANAELDARVSPTGPAELREVGGALNHLAGRIQELLVQEREQVADLSHRLRTPLTALRLEAESLRDPQDATRVTDAVDRLERAVTGLIQQARWRTPATGAVATDAAATVAERVAFWSVLAEETGRSVELDLAPGPLPVAVPADELAAAVDALLGNVFAHTPDGTAFAVRLTPTDEHVTVTVADEGPGIAAESVRRGASQAGSTGLGLDIARRAAQASGGRLELGERPGGGAEVILRLGRATAAGR, from the coding sequence ATGAGGGCCCGCCTGACCCTGCTGGTCGCCGCGGTCAGCGTACTCATCGTGATCGCCTTCCTGGTCCCGCTGGCCCTGCTGCTGCGTACCACCGCGGCGGACCGGGCGACCGTACGCGCCACCGCGGACGCGCAGAGCCTCGCCCCGGTGGTCGGCACCGCCGACGCGGACACCGTCCGGCTCGCCGTCGAGCAGCGGGCCGCCGAATCCGGCCGGCCGGTCAGCGTCTTCCTGCCCGACGGCACGGTGCTCGGTTCACCCAGCTCCCGTACGCCCACCGTCGAACTGGCCGGGCGCGGGGAGAGCCTCACCGCGGAGTCCGCCGAGGGTCGGGAGGTGGTGATCGCGGTACAGGGCCGTCCCGAGGGCACGGCGGTGATCCGCACGGTCGTGCCGTACGCCGAGATGACCGCCGGGGTGGACCGGGCCTGGCTGGTGCTGGCCCTGCTCGGGGTGTTGCTTGTGCTTATCGGTCTGGTCGTGGCCGACCGGCTGGCCCGCACCCTGGTCCGCCCGATCAGCGAACTGTCGGCGGTGTCGCACCGGCTGGCAAACGCCGAGTTGGACGCCCGGGTGAGCCCGACCGGCCCGGCGGAGCTACGGGAGGTGGGCGGTGCCCTCAACCACCTCGCTGGTCGGATCCAGGAACTGCTGGTGCAGGAGCGGGAGCAGGTGGCCGACCTGTCGCACCGGCTGCGCACCCCGCTGACCGCGCTGCGGCTGGAGGCGGAGTCGCTGCGTGATCCGCAGGACGCCACCCGGGTCACCGACGCCGTGGACCGGCTGGAGCGGGCCGTCACCGGCCTGATCCAGCAGGCCCGCTGGCGTACCCCCGCCACCGGCGCGGTGGCCACCGACGCGGCGGCGACGGTGGCCGAGCGGGTGGCGTTCTGGTCGGTGCTGGCCGAGGAGACCGGCCGCTCGGTCGAGTTGGACCTGGCACCGGGGCCGTTGCCGGTGGCGGTGCCGGCCGACGAGTTGGCGGCGGCGGTGGACGCCCTGCTGGGCAACGTCTTCGCGCACACGCCGGACGGCACCGCCTTCGCCGTACGACTCACCCCCACCGACGAGCATGTCACGGTGACCGTCGCCGACGAGGGCCCCGGCATAGCGGCCGAATCGGTGCGTCGGGGCGCCAGCCAGGCCGGCTCCACCGGTCTCGGGTTGGACATCGCCCGCCGGGCGGCCCAGGCCAGCGGCGGCCGACTGGAACTGGGCGAGCGGCCCGGCGGCGGTGCCGAGGTGATTCTCCGGCTCGGCCGGGCAACCGCCGCCGGCCGGTGA
- a CDS encoding response regulator transcription factor: protein MARLLLIEDDLTIRTPLVRALRERGHAVAAASTAMTGLRDALDDRPDLVVLDLGLPDLDGRELLRMLRAVSAVPVIVATARDDETEIVRVLDAGADDYVVKPFTAAQLDARIRAVLRRGPGGAADEDPTIMIGGLRIDPRSRQVSLDGEPVELTPREFDLLRHLASRTGEVVTKRELLTEVWQIPYGGADKTVDVHLSWLRRKLGESAQQPRYLHTVRGVGVRLVAPEATG from the coding sequence GTGGCCCGCCTGCTGCTGATCGAGGACGACCTCACCATCCGTACGCCGCTGGTGCGGGCGCTGCGCGAACGCGGGCACGCCGTGGCGGCGGCGTCCACCGCGATGACCGGACTACGCGACGCGCTCGACGACCGGCCCGACCTGGTCGTGCTCGACCTCGGCCTGCCCGACCTGGACGGCCGCGAACTGCTGCGGATGCTGCGGGCGGTAAGCGCGGTGCCGGTGATCGTCGCCACCGCCCGGGACGACGAGACGGAGATCGTCCGGGTGCTCGACGCCGGGGCCGACGACTACGTGGTCAAGCCGTTCACCGCCGCCCAACTGGACGCCCGGATCCGGGCGGTGCTGCGGCGCGGGCCCGGCGGGGCGGCCGACGAGGACCCCACCATCATGATCGGCGGGCTGCGGATCGACCCCCGGTCGCGCCAGGTCAGCCTCGACGGCGAACCGGTCGAGCTGACCCCCCGCGAGTTCGACCTGCTGCGGCACCTGGCCAGCCGCACCGGTGAGGTGGTGACGAAGCGGGAACTGCTGACCGAGGTGTGGCAGATCCCGTACGGCGGCGCGGACAAGACCGTCGACGTGCACCTGTCCTGGCTGCGCCGCAAGCTCGGCGAGAGCGCCCAGCAGCCGCGTTACCTGCACACCGTACGCGGGGTCGGGGTGCGCCTGGTCGCCCCGGAGGCCACCGGATGA